The genomic window AAATAAACCTAATAATTTCCACCATTCATATGAGTCATTTCATCGCCCCACTCACCGGTAGGTACAGGCTGAGCATAACAACAACTTTTTCTAAGTAAAAATGTTACATGAGACTGTCTTACCACACAAGTGTAGAATATGAAGATGGCTTGCAATAAATTCACTACTATATGTGCATACAGCAGCGCATCAAAGTTCAACCATGATAATAGTAGAAACAACCATGATATTGTCATTATTAGAAACATTTGCAAGAATAAAtcaaaactgaaaaaaaaaacaattaaatgagTATTAAGCACTtactaaatgttatatttgatgtattatgtgtAGATAAGAGCTCTCTAAACTTAGCCCATAGCAGACAGAATTACAcattgaagaaataaattttttttaaacattttgataGGTTATGTGAGTAAAATGTCACTTACCATCCTTTTAACTTGTAATGTATCCtaccataaatatttattctcttAATTACCTTCAATGTTGTGATATAAAagaataaattgaatattatggTAAATGCAACTGGGGTAAAAAATATAGCTATGCCAAGCCAGCCTAGAaacatgttatatattattgtttgttttgattttagaaataaaactttaattttgaattgcATTCACGAACTTTACTTACCTATAGTTTCTTGTTCCACATCATCAACAAGTATTGAAGATGAAAActgttttttcatttttctatATGGATTAGTTCCTGTATCCAAAAGAAAATGTGCACATATTGCCATCCCTGCCATTAGTGCTACACTAGACCAGACCACACTTGAATAGTAACAATATTTGCGCACATCTGTTACTCTTAGGAACACATTTCTTGATCTGAagaatttacataatattttaatgtgtgtaataatttatagtcTTAACAAAAGTAcatattctattttcaaattaaaaacacttaCTTGAATGTTTTCCATATATAAAAGCCAAAACTATTTAACCAGAAGAAGGCTCCTAATaagcttatatataaaattatatctgtaagtaaaatgtaatatttataggtGTGAAACTTTACTTAGTTTGAATTTTATGAAAGTAATAGTTATACAATAGCTCACCTGTCACCATAAAACTGACATGATTACTTAATTCCGTAAATATTCTTACAAAATCCGCCGCTTGGCTCACAATAAGACAAACATTTATTGTAGTTATGATATTTCCAGCCAAATCTCTTAGAGTtggtaatacaaaataaattatagcaaCTGTCAAATACAAAATCATTGCTATAGCATGAAATATAGGGTTAAGTATCTTTTTCATTAAGAAATCAGAGTCCTTCCAATTTATTTTCACTACTGGAACACAAACAAGTGCATATTGACCTGTTGTATTagaatttgtaattaaaatctgtaacccaaaattaatgttattaaaatatagatatttaattttaatgatcaCTTACAATACTGTTGACAGCAAACTTACCTTAtccatacaatatttattttgattatgaaTGTATGACGATGGTTCTTTTGAATCAGGCATTGTAATGATGTCATGCAAGTTAAATGTACTTGTAACTAAAGGgtcatttttaattgattctGAATTTACTTGATGATGTATTAAGTGCTTTAATCGTCCATCTGACAGGAGATTCAATCTGGAAATAATTATGATGAAAATCCAAAacattttatgattaaatttacaataactttttctttaaaagtaaACTTACTTGTCTTCAGATTTTCCTAAGTCAAATATTGGTCTTAGTTCAGTTGTTTCACAATTTGGTACCCCATgtataaatctaaaatactTAAGTTTAACTTCCTCTCCATTTTCAGTCTTAAATATTGGATTCCAAAGAGCTGCAAATCAAAAGCTTAGTAAACCTATTGGTATGTCCAAAGAAGTACTATACAGACACAATACAAAAGGAACGTTTATACTAACTTTCATTGTATTTTTCCGCTAAACGACACACTGAGTCAACAGCAATTTCGTTTTCTTCACAACATTTGTTGATTTGTACAGAATTTTGTTGCTCAGACAAATCATTTAGGTCTGTATCGCTAACTTCAGCATATGTGTATAGTACAATTGTAAACAGTACAAGGAATACCACGTTATAATGCATCATGTTTATTCATGCAGTTTTAAAAAGTATAGTTTTATTCCACATCTGAATGCACTTTTATATCACAACTTTAAAGTTTATAGCAGACATCTTTAAGAATTATCACCATATTccagaaataaataagtattgataattaatttatattttctgctCATGAGCTAAATATCGGAGCAAAAAGTTAAACTTGCAATGCGTAAGGCTTGATTCATAGATTTCCGATTTGCAATTTGCATTTTAGATGTTTGATGTTTGAATTGTGAATGACAGTTATTTTATGTATCTTTTGACAATTTACTTAGAGTAGACGTCTTTGTCTTTGTCAAATGTCTGTATCGCTTGTTTAGCGTATTGGAAATACAGactatagtattttttgtcTATAGTATCTTGAACATTTTTTCCCAAGAGGCATGATTTTTCTTGACATGGGCATTACATTCATTAATTCGAGAATTGAGATCTAAATAGGTGCCAAGTTCAATGATTCgattcttatattttattatggacATGGATTGAGTTTCAAACTtggttttaattgtattttatgagCGGTTCAAGTATGTGAATATAATGGATTGGCCCATACCTTGCACAACCTAAAACACACACTGCCTTTTTTTGATACGAGggttcaataatttaatttaaagtattacTAAACATTAGTGGGTATAGATAATACATCTagcaaataaacaatattaaataactgtattttattcaaatatactttatttaacaaGCAAAACACGCGTTGTGCTAACCACATAACGCGACATAAAGTAAAggtacattataatatttatattctgtAGATTATACACCAAAAATAGTCagatcatattttaaatttaaatttacaacaatTATGGCACGTACGTCTCTCATTTAAATGTAGGAAATCTTATGAGTATTACAAAGTAGTTCTATCAAGtactaatacataattattgttatacatATTCTTAAttgatttgtaaaaatatcattgacaattattttaattatacgtacctaactaaaattaataaaaaatatatttacattttattaaacataataattataatatagagATTCTATTATAACGcgaatatattatacaattttgaaaataactaATCAAATGTATGcagcaatataatataattttgtattaagaggtctttaaaatattttcaattatatttatgaaaatagttCTACTGAAATTATTCCACTGAAGAGCGCTTAGGTAAAATACCATATGTCTTCCTTCAATAAGTGATTTTGGTTGCATCTGTGCTCATTAAAAACCATTCTTGATAATACAAATAgatttatatgatatatttacaacgtatacaaaatatacccTGCTTTACCATATTAATTAAGCCTGACTTCTACTGTATCATCTAGCATTTGCTCTTCATCAGCGTCATCATCTGGGCTTAATTTGTTAGCCAGTGGTCTGGTGATGAAGAGACAGAATCCCTCTTCGGCAAGTCCTCGCATTGCACGACGTCTTAGAATTACCAATATCAGAAATATCACGATACCTTGGAGGCAGTTGAAGGTGTCCATTATTTTCCTAGAAATATACATAGTTACAGAagtctttttattaaatgtatacgGTCCAACCCCGTTAATTTATTCAGGCTTGTAGAACACTCTAGATAtcactattaaatatttcgtttACTTTCTCTAACTAAATATCTTCGATATGCGTTCTAAGGGGCGGTTTTAGCTGTCTAAACAAATAGTCGTAAAGATTtacctaaataaatttgattaacACATATTCCTAAAAATGTACATTACatcaatgtataaataattgttgtaaaatataattaaaaaaaatacaataaaacgtACCAAAGGATATGTTTCTCTCCATGTGCAAAACTAGCTATTTCAAATATCCAATTAATTCCCATTACAAGAAATAGTTTAAGCGATACAAGGAATCTgtaagataataaaattaaagtaggtttaaattaaagaaatctaGTACGAACTGAACGTTTCGACAAAACTTACTTGCGCTTAAGATAATTTAGTTTGTTAACCTCATATTTCTTATTGTGAGTCCATAAGGTGTAGGAGGATAGTATAAAAAGGACGACGTTAATAGCAATGAGGATCGCGACGGGGCCATAGAAGTAAAGCCAGGTTTCAGCGCGCCCtgaaatttcaaaaacattttaaagtcaaagtcaaaatcgtttattcacataggtaacacaatgtacacttatgaacgtcaaaaaagttttttttagtttatttttaaattaacgcAATGCAAACGTTATACAAACTACACTTATAATATCTGAAACACTTGCGACATAAAAGATGTTTTTATCTGACTGTTTCTCTATCTCCCATCGACAGTTACAGATTTTGATAAAGATTAAACACACAAGTCATTGGCAAATACTTCTTTTTTGACCTTGAtcgcaattattttatatattttgtcgctaaacaaaataaatatgtaagaaTGTATATGCGATTACAGTCGCAAAATTAAACGTAGGTACTACGAAGctataatactattaaaaagttggaattattattattagctcTCACAAGACGGAACTGACAATTACGGCAGTGATAAACAAGAAAATCTTAGAAATAAGTAGGTAATTTGATAAATCTACGTGAATGTTGCCTACATCTAGGAATCTTAGTTATTTACCGTTAAACCAGCAGGAGCCTTCCCCTATACCGGGCTTGTAATGGTTTCCCTCGACGAAGTTCGTGGTTAGGGCTATCACAAGGAAAGCCAAGGTGCAACCCCAAGCATAACTGTTGTAGATAAAGCACTGCTTTCGTTCCGTCTTTTTCAGATATGTTGCATCCCTGAAGTAAGGAAAGGTATTAGTCCCTATTATTAACTTTTGAGTGTatgaaatcaattttaatCAAGACTTACTGTACTGTGCGATACATGTTGATGCTTATCACATTCATCCAGAAAAATGTTGCCATCATCCAAAAATAGACTAGGAAACCTGAAACAATATGTCAATCTACCATATAAACCAATTCAATCAGAAATATTCAAAGCTTATAACTTATAGGAGTATTGGCCTAAtggtttcagcgtgcaactcttaTCCCttaggttgtaggttcgatcctcaaTGCAACAATGGATTTCTGTCTatataacattcgctcgaacggtcaAAAAGCCGACATCGtgggcacaggaggctgatcctacttgcctattagattaacaaatgatcatgaaaccgatacagatctgaggcccagaactaaaaaggttgtagtgccactggttttttatataattaacttatGAAATACCTGCTACTGTGCACATGTCGCCCCTAAATCCAGGACTTATCTGCATAATGCCGAGTGATAGAAAACCAAGTGCCATACTCATGCACATACAGATGTAGCATATTCCTTGTAGGTCTCTGGAAACgtcaataattatatatcggttactttaacatataataataattttatttttatatatgttaaattgtagattaataattttaatttcatattattcaaaaaataactttactaCAAGGTACGTTTCGTTATCGACtggtttaaattgtatatgaaAATGTTGGTTTCGATTGGagctatataatttatttatttactattccTACACCTAGTTTACAACacagtaattttatattacacatTATCGAAAAGGaaatacacatacataaacataaaacacataattaaTCAACTATTCTGTGTGTGGTTGATTGGCGGACATTTAAAATGCCTACTGACCTATTTTAAGAGAAATACTAATGAATAAAAGTTAGTGCTGGAAAGTAGTATATGATTCGACTTACCTGAGTTGTGGTAGGTAAATGTAAACTGCCGAAGTAGCAAGCAGGAATACAACTGACACCAGAGTGAGAATACCACTAGTCTCAATATCATTGGAGGGTTTTATCTCCTCATAACACATCACAGCAACTGGAATCGTGCCTAGCAGAGGTAAACTCTGATTTCTATACATTTGGCTCAGGCAGTAactgaaattattagattatGTTCTAAATAGTTTTTCCAGTTGAATTTTTCGGAGTATTTGAGGTGGTCGATATCCACCATACAGAGTACTGATAAGTAAAAGAGGCGTCGATTTACTGAAAGATTCAGTAAAGCTGGGAAAAGGACTTACTTAAAACGAATGAGAAATCTAAATATGTGTGTGGCAAAAAGAACGCttcatgttttgttttacaatatgGTCATTGAATAGAATAATCTGTGATCACTGACCGATCTGGATCATCTGTGAATGCGTATCCAGGAGAATCCATAGTAGACAAGCTGGTTCCATTCACAATAACATCTTTCAAAAGCATATGCCCCAAAGTGCAGTTCATATTGACTCGTGTAGTTCGGCAGTAACCGCCTGATCTCATTACAACGTTGTCCGGGCAGCATTGTTTTAAACCCAGGGTAATCCCACATCCCAATAATACGAAGAGGATGATGgtctgaaattattaaattatatgtaagttaatacaaattatacaacatttttacgTTCTTAATGTGGGTAGGTATCTAATTTTAGTGTAGTACCCGCATTTTCCCAATGTGGGTTTGAAAGATTCTCTTGTATGAATGgctctttttattttgaagttttgatgtttttttaaaatcaaaagattttaaaaagaatagtgTTTCACATTCAGTTTCTCTTTCAAATGGCAGTCTCTATAAAATACAGCCAAAGAATGAGAAATTACGCAACCATATAACCCACGtacaaaatacctattatacaaaataatcgGTGATTTACTGCATTTTTAATCTAGAATAATAAACGTTTGTGGGGTCAGGGTCAAAGGAGCATATTAGTACTTTGATAACGGTATATCTTTCACTCGGTGTCCGGTTATTGAACTGTTCgttatagtaattattaattttgataataattttcatgtgaataattaaatcaaaccGGTTAGccctattttaattatttttttataaatcaataaaaaaaataaactgttACCTACAATAGGTATTaacgttttttaaatacaaactctaaaaataatattatattattacatactatTCTTCTCGAAGTTTTATCTCGATGCTTAAATTTGACATACTTTGATAATAGCGTTGACACTCGTAACGAagaatgtataaaattttaacatgcgaatcaattagattatttacaGAATGCTTTACAGCTTTTATGGGGACAGTCAGAgactatgtatattatattattgaatgAATAGTACTCGCGCACCAAAGACCATGTAGAACGTGAACCTTATCACTTCTACACACttatattaaagataaaatgCTAGCGTATGTAAAATATggcttttttttctatttgtcattaaaactataaagattgaattatatttaattgtagcCCACCAAGATTTTAGACATGATTTAGTATTCATTGTTATACATTCATACTATATACAGCAGatacaacaaaataataatttaaacaaagcaTCGTACACAATATTTTCTAAGGATTCATAATTTTCTGTATcttataattgtttagtcaCAGTAGTATGAAAGGTCACATATTGATAATGTGTCAAAATTCAGCATTGTATATAACAAATCTCTTTACGTATTTAACGTCTCTTATCGTAATTTTTTCAGATTCCGTTACACGTAATAAAACTTGACTCTGAATCATACAGAGCCAAGCTACCGATTTTAATGCGACGTTCAGCAATTCAGGTTCAAAAGATGGTTTCACTAATCTAATAAAGTCCTTCGACACGTCTACTCgattaacttaaaaaacatGGTATTATATGGGGTTTTCATTAATAGACTGATTTATAAGGATCCTGTCaagtttaatatgtaataagcTTCACATTGTATGAAACAGGCCTACAGTTTCTACCCCTTTTATATCTTCTAAGCTACTATCATTACTTTCTTCAACCTGCGACTGATTCCTTTGTCAATAATATTCTAAGTCGAGTTTTCTTCATAGACTCAAACGTAAATgaagtaacaataatattaattcgaGCAATACGTctatttattcacaaattaaGTTCACAAGCCGCTAATATTGTAAATGGGTCAAGGAGCAATCAGAGATCAGTAATGATATGTATAGAGGGTAATTCGATGACATTTTACGAtgtc from Pieris napi chromosome 12, ilPieNapi1.2, whole genome shotgun sequence includes these protein-coding regions:
- the LOC125054874 gene encoding probable G-protein coupled receptor Mth-like 5 isoform X1 — translated: MMHYNVVFLVLFTIVLYTYAEVSDTDLNDLSEQQNSVQINKCCEENEIAVDSVCRLAEKYNETLWNPIFKTENGEEVKLKYFRFIHGVPNCETTELRPIFDLGKSEDKLNLLSDGRLKHLIHHQVNSESIKNDPLVTSTFNLHDIITMPDSKEPSSYIHNQNKYCMDKILITNSNTTGQYALVCVPVVKINWKDSDFLMKKILNPIFHAIAMILYLTVAIIYFVLPTLRDLAGNIITTINVCLIVSQAADFVRIFTELSNHVSFMVTDIILYISLLGAFFWLNSFGFYIWKTFKSRNVFLRVTDVRKYCYYSSVVWSSVALMAGMAICAHFLLDTGTNPYRKMKKQFSSSILVDDVEQETIGWLGIAIFFTPVAFTIIFNLFFYITTLKVIKRINIYGRIHYKLKGCFDLFLQMFLIMTISWLFLLLSWLNFDALLYAHIVVNLLQAIFIFYTCVVRQSHVTFLLRKSCCYAQPVPTGEWGDEMTHMNGGNY
- the LOC125054874 gene encoding probable G-protein coupled receptor Mth-like 5 isoform X4, with protein sequence MMHYNVVFLVLFTIVLYTYAEVSDTDLNDLSEQQNSVQINKCCEENEIAVDSVCRLAEKYNETLWNPIFKTENGEEVKLKYFRFIHGVPNCETTELRPIFDLGKSEDKLNLLSDGRLKHLIHHQVNSESIKNDPLVTSTFNLHDIITMPDSKEPSSYIHNQNKYCMDKILITNSNTTGQYALVCVPVVKINWKDSDFLMKKILNPIFHAIAMILYLTVAIIYFVLPTLRDLAGNIITTINVCLIVSQAADFVRIFTELSNHVSFMVTDIILYISLLGAFFWLNSFGFYIWKTFKSRNVFLRVTDVRKYCYYSSVVWSSVALIAGMALCAHFLLDTGTNPYRKMIKQFSSSILVDDVEQETIGWLGIAIFFTPIAFTIIFNLFFYITTLKVIKRINIYGRIHYKLKGCFDLFLDMFVIMTVSWLILLLSWFNPALLYSQIVVNLLEAIFIFYICVVRQSHVTFLLRKICSYAQPVPTGEWGDEITHMNGGNY
- the LOC125054877 gene encoding G-protein coupled receptor Mth-like, whose product is MKTIILFVLLGCGITLGLKQCCPDNVVMRSGGYCRTTRVNMNCTLGHMLLKDVIVNGTSLSTMDSPGYAFTDDPDRYCLSQMYRNQSLPLLGTIPVAVMCYEEIKPSNDIETSGILTLVSVVFLLATSAVYIYLPQLRDLQGICYICMCMSMALGFLSLGIMQISPGFRGDMCTVAGFLVYFWMMATFFWMNVISINMYRTVQDATYLKKTERKQCFIYNSYAWGCTLAFLVIALTTNFVEGNHYKPGIGEGSCWFNGRAETWLYFYGPVAILIAINVVLFILSSYTLWTHNKKYEVNKLNYLKRKFLVSLKLFLVMGINWIFEIASFAHGEKHILWKIMDTFNCLQGIVIFLILVILRRRAMRGLAEEGFCLFITRPLANKLSPDDDADEEQMLDDTVEVRLN